The Oscillatoria salina IIICB1 genomic interval TACTACCTCTAACTAAAGCCCTGGAAGTCATTTTATCAGTCCCTGATGATTGGGCTGACGAGGAATTAATCCTTCAAGGTGCAGGACAACTGCAATCGGCTTTAGACCGCCAAGAGGTGTATAAACGTCCCCTGATTAAAGATAAGTCAATTCCCTTTGAAAAACGTCAAGCTCAAGAATTACAAGCAATTCAGGGCTTTATGACCACCTGCGTAAAAGAATTATTTGGAGAAATGTGCAAGCGCGATCGCGCCCTCCTCCAAGAAAATCGCAACCGCATCAAATCCGGTGCAGAATTCGCCTACCGCCTCCTCGCCCTCGAAGAGAAAAATGATTCTAATTCAGAATCAACCGAATCCCAATAGGGGCAATGCCCCCGTGCTTGCTCCGTATCAATTTTCAAAACAACAAATCTCAACTTAAGGAATAAAACCATGACCATTCTCGAAACCATCAAGCCT includes:
- the cas10d gene encoding type I-D CRISPR-associated protein Cas10d/Csc3, encoding LPLTKALEVILSVPDDWADEELILQGAGQLQSALDRQEVYKRPLIKDKSIPFEKRQAQELQAIQGFMTTCVKELFGEMCKRDRALLQENRNRIKSGAEFAYRLLALEEKNDSNSESTESQ